The proteins below come from a single Oncorhynchus tshawytscha isolate Ot180627B linkage group LG22, Otsh_v2.0, whole genome shotgun sequence genomic window:
- the LOC112221944 gene encoding NEDD8-activating enzyme E1 catalytic subunit isoform X2: MADAEEPEKKRRKIEELTEKMAVDGGHGDSGDWDGRWNHVKKFLERPGPFTHPDFEPSIESLGFLLETCKILVIGAGGLGCELLKNLALSGFRHIHVVDMDTIDISNLNRQFLFRPNNVGRPKADVAADFVNNRIPGCKVVPHFNKIQDFDESFYRHSIIARRWMNGMLISLLSYNDGVLDPSSIIPLIDGGTEGFKGNARVILPGMTACIDCTLALYPPQINFPMCTIASMPRLPEHCVEYVRMLQWPKDEPFGEGVGLDGDNPEHIQWVFQRAHERAADYNITGVTYRLTQGVVKRIIPAVASTNAVIAAACSTEVFKMASSAYIPLNNYLVFNDVDGLYTYTFEAERKENCSACSQVPQDLQFPPSAKLQEVLEYLTENASLQMKSPAITATLEGKNKTLYLQTVASIEERTRPNLCKTLKELGLSDGQELAVADITTPQTVLFKLKLTS; this comes from the exons ATGGCGGATGCTGAGGAGCC GGAGAAGAAAAGAAGGAAAATAGAGGAGCTGACTGAGAA AATGGCTGTAGATGGAGGACATGGAGATAGTGGAGACTGGGATGGCCGATGGAACCATGTGAAGAAGTTCCTGGAAAGACCCGGCCCATTCACTCATCCTGACTTTGAGCCAAGCATTGAG TCCCTTGGATTCTTATTGGAGACATGCAAAATCCTGGTCATTGGAGCTGGAGGACTTGGATGTGAGCTGCTCAAAAAtctg GCTCTGTCAGGTTTTCGTCACATTCATGTTGTTGACATGGATACCATCGATATTTCCAACCTCAACAGGCAGTTCCTTTTCAG GCCCAACAATGTTGGCCGGCCAAAAGCAGATGTGGCTGCTGACTTTGTCAATAATCGCATCCCTGGATGTAAAGTTGTCCC ACACTTCAACAAAATACAAGACTTTGATGAATCTTTCTATAGAC ATTCGATCATCGCCAGGCGTTGGATGAATGGCATGCTG ATATCCCTTCTGAGCTACAATGATGGTGTTCTGGACCCCAGTTCCATCATCCCCCTCATTGACGGTGGGACGGAGGGTTTCAAAGGCAATGCTCGGGTCATTCTGCCTGGCATGACCGCGTGCATCGACTGCACTCTGGCGCTTTACCCACCACAG ATTAATTTCCCCATGTGCACCATTGCGTCTATGCCGCGGTTGCCAGAGCACTGCGTTGAGTATGTCAGAATGCTACAGTGGCCCAAAGACGAGCCTTTTGGAG AGGGTGTTGGTTTGGATGGGGATAACCCTGAGCACATTCAGTGGGTGTTCCAGAGGGCCCATGAGAGAGCTGCTGACTACAACATCACAGGAGTCACATACAGACTAACACAAG GTGTCGTGAAGAGGATCATCCCTGCTGTCGCGTCAACTAATGCTGTAATAGCTG CTGCCTGCTCCACTGAAGTTTTTAAAATGGCTTCAAG TGCTTATATTCCACTGAATAATTATCTGGTATTTAATGATGTGGACGGACTGTACACCTACACATTCGAGGCAGAGCGAAAG GAGAACTGCTCAGCTTGTAGCCAGGTGCCCCAGGATCTACAGTTCCCACCCTCTGCCAAGCTACAGGAGGTCCTGGAGTACCTGACTGAGAACGCCTCCCT ACAAATGAAGTCCCCAGCCATCACAGCAACCCTGGAAGGGAAAAATAAGACACTATATCTACAGACTGTAGCTTCAATTGAAGAAAGAACTAGACCCAACCTTTGCAAAACCTTGAAAg AACTGGGATTGTCTGATGGACAGGAACTAGCAGTGGCAGATATCACCACACCTCAGACTGTCCTCTTCAAGCTGAAACTCACCTCTTAA
- the LOC112221944 gene encoding NEDD8-activating enzyme E1 catalytic subunit isoform X3, with the protein MADAEEPMAVDGGHGDSGDWDGRWNHVKKFLERPGPFTHPDFEPSIESLGFLLETCKILVIGAGGLGCELLKNLALSGFRHIHVVDMDTIDISNLNRQFLFRPNNVGRPKADVAADFVNNRIPGCKVVPHFNKIQDFDESFYRQFHIIVCGLDSIIARRWMNGMLISLLSYNDGVLDPSSIIPLIDGGTEGFKGNARVILPGMTACIDCTLALYPPQINFPMCTIASMPRLPEHCVEYVRMLQWPKDEPFGEGVGLDGDNPEHIQWVFQRAHERAADYNITGVTYRLTQGVVKRIIPAVASTNAVIAAACSTEVFKMASSAYIPLNNYLVFNDVDGLYTYTFEAERKENCSACSQVPQDLQFPPSAKLQEVLEYLTENASLQMKSPAITATLEGKNKTLYLQTVASIEERTRPNLCKTLKELGLSDGQELAVADITTPQTVLFKLKLTS; encoded by the exons ATGGCGGATGCTGAGGAGCC AATGGCTGTAGATGGAGGACATGGAGATAGTGGAGACTGGGATGGCCGATGGAACCATGTGAAGAAGTTCCTGGAAAGACCCGGCCCATTCACTCATCCTGACTTTGAGCCAAGCATTGAG TCCCTTGGATTCTTATTGGAGACATGCAAAATCCTGGTCATTGGAGCTGGAGGACTTGGATGTGAGCTGCTCAAAAAtctg GCTCTGTCAGGTTTTCGTCACATTCATGTTGTTGACATGGATACCATCGATATTTCCAACCTCAACAGGCAGTTCCTTTTCAG GCCCAACAATGTTGGCCGGCCAAAAGCAGATGTGGCTGCTGACTTTGTCAATAATCGCATCCCTGGATGTAAAGTTGTCCC ACACTTCAACAAAATACAAGACTTTGATGAATCTTTCTATAGAC AATTCCACATTATTGTTTGTGGATTAGATTCGATCATCGCCAGGCGTTGGATGAATGGCATGCTG ATATCCCTTCTGAGCTACAATGATGGTGTTCTGGACCCCAGTTCCATCATCCCCCTCATTGACGGTGGGACGGAGGGTTTCAAAGGCAATGCTCGGGTCATTCTGCCTGGCATGACCGCGTGCATCGACTGCACTCTGGCGCTTTACCCACCACAG ATTAATTTCCCCATGTGCACCATTGCGTCTATGCCGCGGTTGCCAGAGCACTGCGTTGAGTATGTCAGAATGCTACAGTGGCCCAAAGACGAGCCTTTTGGAG AGGGTGTTGGTTTGGATGGGGATAACCCTGAGCACATTCAGTGGGTGTTCCAGAGGGCCCATGAGAGAGCTGCTGACTACAACATCACAGGAGTCACATACAGACTAACACAAG GTGTCGTGAAGAGGATCATCCCTGCTGTCGCGTCAACTAATGCTGTAATAGCTG CTGCCTGCTCCACTGAAGTTTTTAAAATGGCTTCAAG TGCTTATATTCCACTGAATAATTATCTGGTATTTAATGATGTGGACGGACTGTACACCTACACATTCGAGGCAGAGCGAAAG GAGAACTGCTCAGCTTGTAGCCAGGTGCCCCAGGATCTACAGTTCCCACCCTCTGCCAAGCTACAGGAGGTCCTGGAGTACCTGACTGAGAACGCCTCCCT ACAAATGAAGTCCCCAGCCATCACAGCAACCCTGGAAGGGAAAAATAAGACACTATATCTACAGACTGTAGCTTCAATTGAAGAAAGAACTAGACCCAACCTTTGCAAAACCTTGAAAg AACTGGGATTGTCTGATGGACAGGAACTAGCAGTGGCAGATATCACCACACCTCAGACTGTCCTCTTCAAGCTGAAACTCACCTCTTAA
- the LOC112221944 gene encoding NEDD8-activating enzyme E1 catalytic subunit isoform X1, with protein sequence MADAEEPEKKRRKIEELTEKMAVDGGHGDSGDWDGRWNHVKKFLERPGPFTHPDFEPSIESLGFLLETCKILVIGAGGLGCELLKNLALSGFRHIHVVDMDTIDISNLNRQFLFRPNNVGRPKADVAADFVNNRIPGCKVVPHFNKIQDFDESFYRQFHIIVCGLDSIIARRWMNGMLISLLSYNDGVLDPSSIIPLIDGGTEGFKGNARVILPGMTACIDCTLALYPPQINFPMCTIASMPRLPEHCVEYVRMLQWPKDEPFGEGVGLDGDNPEHIQWVFQRAHERAADYNITGVTYRLTQGVVKRIIPAVASTNAVIAAACSTEVFKMASSAYIPLNNYLVFNDVDGLYTYTFEAERKENCSACSQVPQDLQFPPSAKLQEVLEYLTENASLQMKSPAITATLEGKNKTLYLQTVASIEERTRPNLCKTLKELGLSDGQELAVADITTPQTVLFKLKLTS encoded by the exons ATGGCGGATGCTGAGGAGCC GGAGAAGAAAAGAAGGAAAATAGAGGAGCTGACTGAGAA AATGGCTGTAGATGGAGGACATGGAGATAGTGGAGACTGGGATGGCCGATGGAACCATGTGAAGAAGTTCCTGGAAAGACCCGGCCCATTCACTCATCCTGACTTTGAGCCAAGCATTGAG TCCCTTGGATTCTTATTGGAGACATGCAAAATCCTGGTCATTGGAGCTGGAGGACTTGGATGTGAGCTGCTCAAAAAtctg GCTCTGTCAGGTTTTCGTCACATTCATGTTGTTGACATGGATACCATCGATATTTCCAACCTCAACAGGCAGTTCCTTTTCAG GCCCAACAATGTTGGCCGGCCAAAAGCAGATGTGGCTGCTGACTTTGTCAATAATCGCATCCCTGGATGTAAAGTTGTCCC ACACTTCAACAAAATACAAGACTTTGATGAATCTTTCTATAGAC AATTCCACATTATTGTTTGTGGATTAGATTCGATCATCGCCAGGCGTTGGATGAATGGCATGCTG ATATCCCTTCTGAGCTACAATGATGGTGTTCTGGACCCCAGTTCCATCATCCCCCTCATTGACGGTGGGACGGAGGGTTTCAAAGGCAATGCTCGGGTCATTCTGCCTGGCATGACCGCGTGCATCGACTGCACTCTGGCGCTTTACCCACCACAG ATTAATTTCCCCATGTGCACCATTGCGTCTATGCCGCGGTTGCCAGAGCACTGCGTTGAGTATGTCAGAATGCTACAGTGGCCCAAAGACGAGCCTTTTGGAG AGGGTGTTGGTTTGGATGGGGATAACCCTGAGCACATTCAGTGGGTGTTCCAGAGGGCCCATGAGAGAGCTGCTGACTACAACATCACAGGAGTCACATACAGACTAACACAAG GTGTCGTGAAGAGGATCATCCCTGCTGTCGCGTCAACTAATGCTGTAATAGCTG CTGCCTGCTCCACTGAAGTTTTTAAAATGGCTTCAAG TGCTTATATTCCACTGAATAATTATCTGGTATTTAATGATGTGGACGGACTGTACACCTACACATTCGAGGCAGAGCGAAAG GAGAACTGCTCAGCTTGTAGCCAGGTGCCCCAGGATCTACAGTTCCCACCCTCTGCCAAGCTACAGGAGGTCCTGGAGTACCTGACTGAGAACGCCTCCCT ACAAATGAAGTCCCCAGCCATCACAGCAACCCTGGAAGGGAAAAATAAGACACTATATCTACAGACTGTAGCTTCAATTGAAGAAAGAACTAGACCCAACCTTTGCAAAACCTTGAAAg AACTGGGATTGTCTGATGGACAGGAACTAGCAGTGGCAGATATCACCACACCTCAGACTGTCCTCTTCAAGCTGAAACTCACCTCTTAA
- the LOC112221945 gene encoding PRA1 family protein 3 — MARMELAPLRPWDDFFPGADRFAKPDFADLAKWNNRVISNLLYYQTNYFAVAVVVFLVVGFLNPLGMFLGGAVVSLVFMVSVWAGENKNFIKNFKKKNPTLFVIAVMGTSYFLLSLCGGVMVFIFGITFPLLLILVHASLRLRNMKNRLENKIEGVGMKKSPMGIILDLLDQQEEKINKIQDFLESKLNKE, encoded by the exons ATGGCAAGAATGGAGCTTGCACCGCTCAGACCATGGGACGACTTCTTCCCAGGAGCTGATCGTTTTGCTAAACCCGATTTCGCAGATTTAGCTAAATGGAACAACCGGGTGATCAGCAACTTGTTATACTATCAGACCAATTACTTCGCAGTGGCTGTCGTGGTTTTCCTGGTCGTGGG ATTTTTGAACCCTCTTGGGATGTTTCTGGGCGGGGCAGTGGTTTCTCTGGTCTTCATGGTTTCGGTGTGGGCAGGAGAGAACAAGAATTTCATCAAGAATTTCAAGAAGAAAAACCCCACCCTGTTTGTCATTGCTGTCATGGGAACGAGCTACTTCCTGCTGTCACTATGTGGTGGAGTGATGGTCTTCATCTTTGGAATTACTTTTCCCTTGCTGT TGATCCTGGTCCATGCGTCTCTGAGGCTGCGCAACATGAAGAACAGGCTGGAGAATAAGATCGAGGGAGTGGGCATGAAAAAGTCCCCAATGGGCATCATCCTGGATCTACTAGACCAACAGGAGGAGAAGATCAACAAGATCCAGGACTTCCTGGAGTCTAAGCTAAAcaaggagtga
- the lmod3 gene encoding leiomodin-3 has protein sequence MSSQRDRDMEDIHEEDIDEDDILASLSPEELQELQKEMDVLAPDDRIPLGQRQKDQKKEKPSADSDEEEDIDEDDILSKLSPEELKELQKEMDVIAPDERVPVGQRQKSQTEKTPTGSFDHRGLVDYLYWEKESKRMLEEERIPVTLLPSKKTMEEDAEKKEIVEDLETVYEVVEEVIEVEATDGVEGEEVIEEIIEVMLVEEEEEEEEEDAKKEKEEQEKKDMPIKDERVIEKHEHPVNEHLKESPDDNSTNTVNTTSPLQPPPESAEMKENKDIERTEQKSTSQIPEKVKSNTTDAPAPEEIEMTPEEKRACFVPEKEVRVINKLNIPKLALGGSLGGLGGAKKTSRPSGNETNLDTTLDKIRNNNPAITDVNLNNIENIPKEMLIEYVDALKKNKHVKTFSIANTGADENIAFTLANMLRENRSITTLNIESNFITGKGIIAIIRCLQFNETLTELRFHNQRHMLGHHAEMEVSRLLKANNTLLKMGYHFEQAGPRMVVTNLLTRNLDRQRQQRNEEQSKQQQQQQKEVFEMYERALNLPPGLLAMLGYVPPEIEALMPQLPKGPQGPMEPKPEKQQNTSPQYQRKQFKHMQCNPIPQQPPSTDSSGNLLKDIQLKRTPKKRDPFLDIDIREDRRAERPNVQLRKTSGKTRDTGVDEMVELKATLKDVMKTLKPVPRRRQPAKVDVTPRDELLNEIKKSNVAYLKAVPLPKELESRETSLFNL, from the exons ATGTCCAGCCAAAGGGACCGGGACATGGAGGACATCCATGAGGAAGACATTGATGAAGATGATATCCTAGCCAGCTTGTCTCCTGAGGAGCTTCAAGAACTCCAGAAAGAGATGGACGTTTTAGCGCCAGACGATAGAATACCGCTTGGTCAGAGACAAAAGGACCAGAAGAAAGAGAAGCCATCCGCCGACTCTGATGAGGAAGAAGACATTGATGAAGATGATATCCTGTCAAAATTGTCTCCTGAGGAGCTCAAAGAGCTCCAGAAAGAGATGGACGTTATAGCCCCGGATGAGAGGGTACCTGTGGGTCAGAGGCAGAAGAGCCAGACAGAGAAGACGCCCACAGGTTCGTTTGATCACAGGGGCCTGGTGGATTATCTGTACTGGGAGAAGGAGTCCAAACGcatgctggaggaggagaggatcccCGTCACTCTACTGCCCAGTAAG AAAACTATGGAAGAGGATGCTGAAAAGAAAGAAATCGTTGAAGACTTGGAGACTGTGTATGAGGTGGTAGAAGAAGTCATCGAGGTGGAAGCTACAGACGGTGTTGAAGGAGAGGAAGTGATAGAGGAGATTATAGAGGTAATgcttgtggaggaggaggaggaggaggaggaagaggatgcgaagaaggagaaagaggaacaggagAAAAAGGACATGCCCATAAAAGATGAAAGGGTCATAGAAAAACATGAACACCCAGTGAATGAGCATCTAAAAGAGTCACCGGATGATAACAGCACTAACACTGTGAACACGACCAGTCCTCTGCAACCCCCACCAGAGTCCGCAGAAATGAAAGAAAATAAAGACATTGAGAGAACAGAGCAAAAGAGCACATCACAAATACCTGAGAAAGTAAAAAGTAACACCACAGACGCTCCCGCTCCTGAAGAAATAGAGATGACTCCAGAGGAGAAGAGGGCCTGTTTTGTTCCAGAGAAAGAGGTGAGGGTAATTAACAAACTAAATATTCCAAAGCTGGCCCTTGGTGGGAGCCTTGGTGGCCTTGGTGGGGCCAAGAAGACATCAAGACCCTCAGGGAATGAGACAAACCTGGACACCACTCTGGATAAGATCCGCAACAACAACCCCGCTATCACAGACGTAAACCTGAATAACATAGAAAACATTCCCAAAGAAATGCTAATAGAATACGTCGATGCCTTGAAGAAGAACAAGCACGTCAAGACCTTCAGCATAGCCAACACCGGCGCAGACGAAAACATTGCCTTCACCCTGGCCAACATGCTGAGAGAGAACCGTAgcatcaccacactgaacatagAGTCTAACTTCATAACAGGGAAGGGCATCATCGCCATTATCCGCTGCCTACAGTTCAACGAGACGCTCACTGAGCTCCGTTTCCACAACCAGAGACACATGCTGGGACACCACGCGGAGATGGAGGTGTCGCGCCTGCTCAAGGCCAACAACACCCTCCTGAAGATGGGCTACCACTTTGAGCAGGCGGGTCCCAGAATGGTGGTAACCAACCTGCTGACCAGGAACCTGGACCGTCAGAGACAGCAGAGGAACGAGGAGCAgagcaagcagcagcagcagcaacagaaaGAGGTGTTTGAGATGTACGAACGGGCTCTGAACCTGCCCCCAGGGCTGCTGGCGATGCTGGGCTATGTCCCTCCCGAAATCGAGGCCCTCATGCCGCAGCTTCCCAAGGGTCCCCAGGGTCCCATGGAACCCAAACCAGAAAAGCAGCAGAACACTTCTCCACAGTATCAACGCAAGCAGTTTAAACACATGCAGTGCAACCCCATTCCACAACAACCCCCCAGCACGGACTCCTCTGGTAACCttctaaaggacatccagctgaaGAGGACCCCCAAAAAGCGCGACCCTTTCCTGGACATAGACattagggaggacaggagagcagagaggccGAATGTCCAGCTCAGGAAGACATCAGGAAAAACGAGGGACACAGGCGTTGATGAGATGGTAGAACTGAAGGCCACTCTGAAAGACGTGATGAAGACACTGAAGCCTGTCCCTCGGAGGCGGCAGCCGGCCAAGGTGGATGTGACGCCCCGTGATGAACTTCTTAATGAGATCAAAAAGAGCAACGTGGCCTATCTCAAAGCT GTGCCACTCCCCAAAGAATTGGAATCAAGAGAAACCAGTCTCTTCAATCTCTGA